One part of the Amaranthus tricolor cultivar Red isolate AtriRed21 chromosome 16, ASM2621246v1, whole genome shotgun sequence genome encodes these proteins:
- the LOC130802132 gene encoding F-box/WD-40 repeat-containing protein At3g52030 isoform X2 produces MHTLYVKQWANEASSSSLNMGGPLNVFLEDLAMQNHRSALVQGSVFVDQWKGHTVGIDQCRMKMGLILTGVGDKLMRLWSSTTYKCLEEYSLSDLGPLADFDFDENKVVGLAGTRLCIWMRHRNRSAFPLREGTFPKGLCMRYMDPDAMVGCQDGTVRVFDMYSSTCSQIIRMGDSGINCLAVGDDQLVLSGSSHGGIKLNVLGQSSNQRVSRLKPSDLQGVKTLCYNPSSHLAFAGSINGYAECWDLRKMKKLWGYRVGPNAIYSMQFLRMDMSTLVVGGLDGVLRILDQNTGEILSRCVIRSSAVKITSTNSLYGSVERKQVKRLTEDSGISNFPLMTRQPIRCIAVGMGKVVTTHNTDFIRMWRFRETK; encoded by the exons ATGCATACATTGTATGTCAAACAATGGGCTAATGAGGCGTCCAGCTCTTCACTTAATATGGGAGGACCATTGAACGTATTCCTTGAGGATCTTGCAATGCAGAATCATAGGTCTGCCCTTGTTCAAGGTTCTGTTTTTGTTGATCAATGGAAAGGTCATACAGTTGG GATTGACCAATGCCGAATGAAGATGGGTTTGATTCTAACCGGCGTAGGGGACAAG CTCATGCGTCTATGGTCATCTACAACTTACAAATGTTTGGAAGAGTACTCTCTATCTGATCTGGGCCCACTggcagattttgattttgatgagaACAAG GTTGTTGGTTTGGCTGGAACCCGTTTATGTATATGGATGCGCCATCGAAATCGTAGCGCATTTCCTTTACGTGAAGGCACATTTCCAAAGGGCTTATGTATGAG GTACATGGACCCAGATGCTATGGTTGGATGTCAGGATGGCACAGTTAGGGTATTTGACATGTATAGTAGTACATGTTCTCAAATAATTCG GATGGGAGATTCTGGTATAAATTGTTTGGCTGTGGGAGATGACCAACTGGTTTTGAGTGGTTCATCTCATGGAGGCATAAAACTAAACGTTTTGGGTCAATCATCTAATCAGCGAGTTTCTAGATTAAAGCCCAGCGATCTTCAAG GTGTAAAGACCTTGTGCTACAATCCGTCCTCTCATTTGGCATTTGCTGGATCAATCAATGGTTATGCAGAATGTTGGGACCTTAG aaaaatgaaaaaattgtgGGGATATCGAGTGGGTCCCAATGCAATCTATTCTATGCAATTTCTGCGCATGGACATGTCAACACTAGTTGTTGGTGGCCTAGATGGTGTTCTACGTATTCTGGATCAAAATACTGGCGAGATTCTCTCACGCTGTGTGATTAGATCAAGTGCAGTGAAAATAACTTCAACAAATAGCTTGTATGGCTCGGTTGAAAGGAAACAGGTGAAGAGATTAACGGAAGATTCAGGTATCTCAAATTTTCCATTAATGACTCGACAACCCATAAGATGCATAGCTGTGGGGATGGGAAAAGTTGTTACCACTCATAACACCGACTTCATCAGAATGTGGAGATTCCGTGAAACAAAGTGA
- the LOC130802132 gene encoding F-box/WD-40 repeat-containing protein At3g52030 isoform X1: protein MKPPNTTRRTINLLDQDILCIIFSILDLFDLVRCSSVCKSWNVIINTSRLMHTLYVKQWANEASSSSLNMGGPLNVFLEDLAMQNHRSALVQGSVFVDQWKGHTVGIDQCRMKMGLILTGVGDKLMRLWSSTTYKCLEEYSLSDLGPLADFDFDENKVVGLAGTRLCIWMRHRNRSAFPLREGTFPKGLCMRYMDPDAMVGCQDGTVRVFDMYSSTCSQIIRMGDSGINCLAVGDDQLVLSGSSHGGIKLNVLGQSSNQRVSRLKPSDLQGVKTLCYNPSSHLAFAGSINGYAECWDLRKMKKLWGYRVGPNAIYSMQFLRMDMSTLVVGGLDGVLRILDQNTGEILSRCVIRSSAVKITSTNSLYGSVERKQVKRLTEDSGISNFPLMTRQPIRCIAVGMGKVVTTHNTDFIRMWRFRETK from the exons ATGAAACCCCCAAACACAACCAGAAGAACTATCAATTTACTCGACCAAGACATCCTCTGTATTATCTTCTCTATCCTCGATCTCTTCGATCTTGTTCGCTGTTCTTCTGTCTGTAAATCATG GAATGTGATCATAAACACATCAAGATTAATGCATACATTGTATGTCAAACAATGGGCTAATGAGGCGTCCAGCTCTTCACTTAATATGGGAGGACCATTGAACGTATTCCTTGAGGATCTTGCAATGCAGAATCATAGGTCTGCCCTTGTTCAAGGTTCTGTTTTTGTTGATCAATGGAAAGGTCATACAGTTGG GATTGACCAATGCCGAATGAAGATGGGTTTGATTCTAACCGGCGTAGGGGACAAG CTCATGCGTCTATGGTCATCTACAACTTACAAATGTTTGGAAGAGTACTCTCTATCTGATCTGGGCCCACTggcagattttgattttgatgagaACAAG GTTGTTGGTTTGGCTGGAACCCGTTTATGTATATGGATGCGCCATCGAAATCGTAGCGCATTTCCTTTACGTGAAGGCACATTTCCAAAGGGCTTATGTATGAG GTACATGGACCCAGATGCTATGGTTGGATGTCAGGATGGCACAGTTAGGGTATTTGACATGTATAGTAGTACATGTTCTCAAATAATTCG GATGGGAGATTCTGGTATAAATTGTTTGGCTGTGGGAGATGACCAACTGGTTTTGAGTGGTTCATCTCATGGAGGCATAAAACTAAACGTTTTGGGTCAATCATCTAATCAGCGAGTTTCTAGATTAAAGCCCAGCGATCTTCAAG GTGTAAAGACCTTGTGCTACAATCCGTCCTCTCATTTGGCATTTGCTGGATCAATCAATGGTTATGCAGAATGTTGGGACCTTAG aaaaatgaaaaaattgtgGGGATATCGAGTGGGTCCCAATGCAATCTATTCTATGCAATTTCTGCGCATGGACATGTCAACACTAGTTGTTGGTGGCCTAGATGGTGTTCTACGTATTCTGGATCAAAATACTGGCGAGATTCTCTCACGCTGTGTGATTAGATCAAGTGCAGTGAAAATAACTTCAACAAATAGCTTGTATGGCTCGGTTGAAAGGAAACAGGTGAAGAGATTAACGGAAGATTCAGGTATCTCAAATTTTCCATTAATGACTCGACAACCCATAAGATGCATAGCTGTGGGGATGGGAAAAGTTGTTACCACTCATAACACCGACTTCATCAGAATGTGGAGATTCCGTGAAACAAAGTGA
- the LOC130802135 gene encoding uncharacterized protein LOC130802135 isoform X2 produces the protein MGKNREEKQRRKKKQGILKEKIWRKVKWRVKEKYLINYSSSSSCIFPTSSSSSSCSAASASCSSSFSSSSCSSSSSSSPCSSSSSFSIQIHSDNYTNSSAIGLVGFLIYKAIEGFVRGGKFWRKEQDILKHYLPQVEASSFLSIVLAFSWQKAVRVWPKFMVYFILWGSFVMSLAAGIMLICFQKPTTDACGVALIAFAIGNGLYSCWVTQRTNFCTKILMKSLEPVSKFPDLNHPTYYMLIAGFIWMSLWILAVIGALNFYFPPLVIIGLVLSLAWTTEVMRNVANLTASRVIALYYLRGIQSSTSVCFQRALTRNLGSACLGSLFVPTIEALRIISRGLNLVEGEDEFMFSCAHCCLNIMNSIFRYGNGWAYVQIAAYGKNFTKSSIDTWALFEQQEMEAIVDSDIISAVCFLAGVCSGSVCVIMVAPWTHVVHQAYTATLSLLAFYVGYLMTRIAMALPHACVSCYFVCYAENPQNRLFNDKIISGRLELIKTGRDVGAPTPRVPHRFNR, from the exons ATGGGAAAGAACAGGGAAGAAAAacagaggaggaagaagaaacagGGAATTTTGAAGGAAAAGATATGGAGAAAGGTGAAATGGAGGGTGAAGGAAAAATATTTG ATTAACTACTCCAGCTCCTCCTCCTGCATATTCCCAacatcctcctcctcctcctcctgtTCGGCCGCCTCGGCCTCATGTTCATCCTCCTTCTCCTCCTCCTCATGTtcatcctcctcctcctcctccccATGTTCATCCTCCTCCTCCTTCTCAATCCAGATTCATTCCGACAACTACACCAATTCCTCag CAATTGGTTTGGTGGGTTTTTTGATATACAAAGCAATTGAAGGATTTGTAAGAGGAGGAAAATTTTGGAGAAAAGAACAAGATATATTGAAGCATTATTTACCTCAAGTTGAAGCTTCTTCTTTTCTGAGTATAGTTTTAGCATTTTCATGGCAGAAAGCTGTTAGGGTTTGGCCTAAATTTATGGTTTATTTCATATTATGGGGTAGTTTTGTTATGTCATTAGCAGCTGGGATTATGTTAATTTGCTTTCAAAAACCAACTACTGATGCATGTGGAGTTGCTCTTATTGCATTTGCTATTGGGAATGGTTTATATTCTTGTTGGGTTACCCAAAGAACAAATTTTTGTAccaaaattttgatgaaatcgCTCGAACCAGTATCGAAATTTCCTGACTTGAACCATCCTACATACTATATGCTCATTGCTGGGTTCATTTGGATGTCTCTTTGGATTTTGGCTGTGATTGGAGCTCTAAATTTCTACTTTCCACCATTGGTTATTATTGGACTTGTTTTGAGCTTAGCTTGGACTACTGAAGTTATGAGAAATGTAGCTAATTTAACAGCGAGTAGAGTAATTGCTCTATATTATCTTAGAGGAATCCAATCTAGCACTAGTGTTTGCTTCCAAAGAGCACTTACTAGGAACCTTGGAAGTGCTTGTCTTGGTTCACTTTTCGTGCCTACAATCGAAGCCTTGAGGATCATCTCTCGTGGGTTGAATCTGGTTGAGGGTGAAGATGAATTCATGTTTTCTTGTGCTCATTGTTGCTTGAACATCATGAACTCTATCTTTAGATATGGCAATGGTTGGGCTTATGTTCAG ATAGCTGCTTATGGGAAAAACTTTACAAAGTCATCAATAGATACATGGGCACTATTTGAGCAGCAAGAAATGGAAGCAATAGTTGATTCAGACATAATCTCGGCGGTTTGCTTCCTTGCCGGAGTATGCAGTGGCTCGGTTTGCGTGATAATGGTGGCGCCCTGGACTCATGTTGTGCACCAAGCCTACACAGCCACCCTTTCTCTCTTGGCCTTTTATGTTGGTTACCTCATG ACAAGGATAGCAATGGCTTTGCCTCATGCTTGTGTGAGCTGTTACTTCGTTTGCTATGCTGAGAATCCACAGAACAGGCTGTTTAATGATAAGATCATTTCTGGTCGTTTAGAGTTGATCAAAACTGGTCGAGATGTTGGTGCTCCAACTCCTAGAGTTCCTCACAGGTTCAATAGATGA
- the LOC130802135 gene encoding protein PNS1 isoform X1: MGAFQPERENGKEQGRKTEEEEETGNFEGKDMEKGEMEGEGKIFGTNPQTNFNASMLRTLNPTNPLRIVNSRLTTPAPPPAYSQHPPPPPPVRPPRPHVHPPSPPPHVHPPPPPPHVHPPPPSQSRFIPTTTPIPQQSVFSLNSRGYTNKISLILFILHMVAAIGLVGFLIYKAIEGFVRGGKFWRKEQDILKHYLPQVEASSFLSIVLAFSWQKAVRVWPKFMVYFILWGSFVMSLAAGIMLICFQKPTTDACGVALIAFAIGNGLYSCWVTQRTNFCTKILMKSLEPVSKFPDLNHPTYYMLIAGFIWMSLWILAVIGALNFYFPPLVIIGLVLSLAWTTEVMRNVANLTASRVIALYYLRGIQSSTSVCFQRALTRNLGSACLGSLFVPTIEALRIISRGLNLVEGEDEFMFSCAHCCLNIMNSIFRYGNGWAYVQIAAYGKNFTKSSIDTWALFEQQEMEAIVDSDIISAVCFLAGVCSGSVCVIMVAPWTHVVHQAYTATLSLLAFYVGYLMTRIAMALPHACVSCYFVCYAENPQNRLFNDKIISGRLELIKTGRDVGAPTPRVPHRFNR; this comes from the exons ATGGGAGCATTTCAACCT GAAAGAGAAAATGGGAAAGAACAGGGAAGAAAAacagaggaggaagaagaaacagGGAATTTTGAAGGAAAAGATATGGAGAAAGGTGAAATGGAGGGTGAAGGAAAAATATTTGGTACAAACCCACAAACTAATTTTAATGCTTCAATGTTAAGAACATTAAATCCTACTAATCCTTTAAGAATTGTGAATTCAAGATTAACTACTCCAGCTCCTCCTCCTGCATATTCCCAacatcctcctcctcctcctcctgtTCGGCCGCCTCGGCCTCATGTTCATCCTCCTTCTCCTCCTCCTCATGTtcatcctcctcctcctcctccccATGTTCATCCTCCTCCTCCTTCTCAATCCAGATTCATTCCGACAACTACACCAATTCCTCag CAATCAGTGTTTTCACTGAATTCAAGAGGATATACAAACAAGATTTCTTTAATTCTGTTTATATTGCATATGGTGGCAGCAATTGGTTTGGTGGGTTTTTTGATATACAAAGCAATTGAAGGATTTGTAAGAGGAGGAAAATTTTGGAGAAAAGAACAAGATATATTGAAGCATTATTTACCTCAAGTTGAAGCTTCTTCTTTTCTGAGTATAGTTTTAGCATTTTCATGGCAGAAAGCTGTTAGGGTTTGGCCTAAATTTATGGTTTATTTCATATTATGGGGTAGTTTTGTTATGTCATTAGCAGCTGGGATTATGTTAATTTGCTTTCAAAAACCAACTACTGATGCATGTGGAGTTGCTCTTATTGCATTTGCTATTGGGAATGGTTTATATTCTTGTTGGGTTACCCAAAGAACAAATTTTTGTAccaaaattttgatgaaatcgCTCGAACCAGTATCGAAATTTCCTGACTTGAACCATCCTACATACTATATGCTCATTGCTGGGTTCATTTGGATGTCTCTTTGGATTTTGGCTGTGATTGGAGCTCTAAATTTCTACTTTCCACCATTGGTTATTATTGGACTTGTTTTGAGCTTAGCTTGGACTACTGAAGTTATGAGAAATGTAGCTAATTTAACAGCGAGTAGAGTAATTGCTCTATATTATCTTAGAGGAATCCAATCTAGCACTAGTGTTTGCTTCCAAAGAGCACTTACTAGGAACCTTGGAAGTGCTTGTCTTGGTTCACTTTTCGTGCCTACAATCGAAGCCTTGAGGATCATCTCTCGTGGGTTGAATCTGGTTGAGGGTGAAGATGAATTCATGTTTTCTTGTGCTCATTGTTGCTTGAACATCATGAACTCTATCTTTAGATATGGCAATGGTTGGGCTTATGTTCAG ATAGCTGCTTATGGGAAAAACTTTACAAAGTCATCAATAGATACATGGGCACTATTTGAGCAGCAAGAAATGGAAGCAATAGTTGATTCAGACATAATCTCGGCGGTTTGCTTCCTTGCCGGAGTATGCAGTGGCTCGGTTTGCGTGATAATGGTGGCGCCCTGGACTCATGTTGTGCACCAAGCCTACACAGCCACCCTTTCTCTCTTGGCCTTTTATGTTGGTTACCTCATG ACAAGGATAGCAATGGCTTTGCCTCATGCTTGTGTGAGCTGTTACTTCGTTTGCTATGCTGAGAATCCACAGAACAGGCTGTTTAATGATAAGATCATTTCTGGTCGTTTAGAGTTGATCAAAACTGGTCGAGATGTTGGTGCTCCAACTCCTAGAGTTCCTCACAGGTTCAATAGATGA
- the LOC130802137 gene encoding uncharacterized protein LOC130802137 translates to MTQKAKLFKGQQKKKSIPPNRHGKASQIRKGKRVIKPSKISKDMDDNREVSKFINYCNEVKAATVACKDGGHLSIVKTSKESSGGAQKG, encoded by the exons ATGACGCAGAAGGCTAAATTGTTCAAAGGACAACAGAAGAAGAAGAGTATACCTCCTAATCGCCATGGAAAAGCTTCTCAAATTCGCAAAG GAAAGAGGGTAATTAAACCATCTAAAATCTCTAAGGATATGGATGATAATCGG GAGGTAAGTAAGTTCATAAACTATTGCAATGAGGTGAAAGCAGCCACAGTAGCTTGCAAGGATGGTGGACACCTGAGCATTGTTAAGACATCTAAAGAATCATCAGGTGGAGCACAGAAAGGTTAG
- the LOC130802133 gene encoding uncharacterized protein LOC130802133 isoform X3, with protein MKYAIFSARDGGVFTELECLNDMYLKAPKHWWATYGSQVPMLQALAFKLFGQPSSSSCCERNWSTYKFIHSCTRNKLAPKHAQDLVYIHNNLRLLSRRGEAYNKGRTRLWDVGGDDFENLEDSICLGMADLSLDEPELETIFVAEDDDGCHMDDV; from the coding sequence ATGAAGTATGCTATTTTCTCGGCAAGAGATGGTGGCGTATTTACCGAACTGGAATGCTTGAATGATATGTACTTGAAGGCTCCAAAGCATTGGTGGGCAACTTATGGCTCACAAGTTCCGATGCTTCAAGCATTAGCATTCAAGTTGTTTGGACAACCATCATCTTCCTCTTGTTGTGAGAGGAATTGGAGCACATataaattcattcattcatgtaCTAGAAACAAACTTGCACCAAAACATGCTCAAGATTTGGTgtacattcataacaatcttcgTTTGCTTTCAAGGAGAGGTGAGGCTTATAACAAGGGAAGAACAAGGTTGTGGGATGTTGGAGGAGAtgactttgaaaatttagaagaTTCTATTTGTCTTGGCATGGCGGATCTTTCTCTCGATGAGCCCGAGTTGGAAACTATTTTTGTAgcggaggatgatgatggatgtcatatggatgatgtgtga
- the LOC130802133 gene encoding uncharacterized protein LOC130802133 isoform X1, with protein sequence MVACEVGRLFLKVVDCSGEVKDKDFIASLLNDAIEEVGDDKFVVQILTDNATNCKAAGELIEGRYPHIFWTPCIFHTLNLALKNICNAKNVSNNEEVYDECHWITEVHGDALFVKNYIMNHSMRLAIFRGRLVGGLKERKREREWKYPIPFDVVWFAFRMISFPHFKV encoded by the coding sequence ATGGTGGCTTGTGAAGTTGGTCGTCTGTTCTTAAAGGTCGTTGATTGCTCAGGAGAGGTAAAGGATAAAGACTTTATTGCTAGTTTGTTGAATGATGCCATTGAAGAAGTTGGAGATGACAAATTTGTTGTACAAATTCTCACTGATAATGCAACCAATTGCAAGGCCGCTGGAGAACTTATAGAGGGTAGATATCCACATATATTTTGGACACCATGCATTTTTCACACTCTTAACCTTGCTCTTAAAAACATTTGTAATGCTAAAAATGTTTCAAACAATGAGGAGGTTTATGATGAGTGTCATTGGATAACCGAAGTTCATGGAGATGCTTTATTTGTCAAAAACTACATAATGAACCATTCAATGAGGTTAGCTATATTtagggggcgtttggttgggGGTCTTAaggaaaggaaaagggaaagggaatggaaaTACCCCATTCCCTTTGATGTTGTTTGGTTCGCATTTAGAATGATTTCGTTTCCCCATTTTAAGGTTTAG
- the LOC130802133 gene encoding uncharacterized protein LOC130802133 isoform X2, producing MSGGGGNYTWQCNFCKQIKNGSYTRVRAHLMGLAKGEISQCPNVTNEDRMQMRNVERQVEQYKESRQPKRPPLPSQSLSSETSLSPTSYGKKRKSDNPITKAFDIQARNNLNAEIARMFFTGGLPFNLCRNPYYISSYNYAAKNNITGYKPPVTIK from the coding sequence ATGAGTGGAGGTGGGGGTAATTATACTTGGCAATGCAACTTTTGCAAACAAATAAAGAATGGTTCATATACTAGAGTTAGAGCACATTTGATGGGTCTTGCAAAAGGTGAAATTAGTCAATGTCCTAATGTAACAAATGAGGATAGAATGCAAATGAGAAACGTAGAAAGACAAGTTGAGCAATATAAAGAATCTAGACAACCAAAAAGACCACCACTTCCTAGTCAATCTTTATCTTCTGAAACTTCTCTTTCACCAACTTCATATGGCAAGAAAAGAAAATCTGACAACCCAATCACCAAAGCTTTTGATATACAAGCTCGAAACAATTTGAATGCTGAGATAGCAAGGATGTTTTTTACTGGAGGATTGCCTTTCAACCTTTGTCGAAACCCTTACTATATTAGTTCATACAACTATGCTgccaaaaataatattactgGTTACAAGCCTCCTGTTACAATAAAATGA